In Galactobacillus timonensis, the genomic window GATGCCATGGATGTCATCCGGGAACTGAAGAGGCGGGGGTATCTGGTCGGCGTCGTCACCAACGGCTCTGCATCCGGACAGAATCATAAGCTTGAAAAGGCCGGTCTCAAGGAGATTCTTGACGACTGGGTCGTCAGCGGCGACATTGGCATCCATAAACCCGATCCCGCCATCTACCGTCTTGCGGCAGACCGCCTTCACGTTGCCTGCGACGAGTGCGTCTTCATTGGCGACCTCTGGCAGACGGATCTTTATGGTGCCTGTCTTGCGGGCATGAAGCCGGTATGGATGAATACCGAAGGCAGCCCCGTCCAGGAATATAAAAAAATACCGCAGATTCGTCGTCTGCGGGAATTGCTGGAACTGAACTTCTGAAGGGTTATTCAGCTTTCTTGGGCATGAATGTAAGGGACAGCTGAAGATCCATTCCCTCCGCCAGACGTGCCAGCGTTTTCAGAGAAGGATTGCCAATGCCGCGCTCAAGCTTACTGATGTCGCTTTGGGCAATGCCGGTCCGGCTGGAGAGTTCCTTCTGTGTCAAACCTGCCGTGCGGCGTGCTCTGAGAAGTTCCCGAATGATGTTGTCTATAATTCCTTTCGTCGATTCCTGTTGTTCTTTCAAGTTCATTTTTGTCTCACCGTTAGATCATAAATACCATAAAGTAAAATCTTTTAAGTACCAGATAAATCTATTTATTTATATCATATCCCAGTGAAAAATCAAGACAATTCGGGGTGCTTGCATGGTCTTCCACAAAGAACGTGAAGTGAAAAATTAAATTCCACTTCAGGGAGTGCTAAGTGGAAGTATGTCTTTCACTAACTTCCAGTTGAATTTACTCTTTCATTCCTCTTGTATCATATTGGTAGGATCGGCGGCTTCTTCTTGAAAGGAGGTTCCTATATGGAAGCCGCCAAAAAACAGTCGCATCTTACGTTCGGTGATCGTCAGATCATTCAGAAAGGCATTGAGAACGGATCAAGCAAGAAAGCTATAGCGGATCTTCTCGGCAAGGATAAGTCTACAATCGGCAAAGAGATTGAGCGGCACAGAGAGCTTGCATACAAGTTCAAGCTGCCTCTGGAATGTGCCGCCTACCCTCACTGCAGATTCAACAGGATCTGTACAACTGACTGTACGGATTTTGTTCAAAAATCCTCATTTGCACCAAGGTGGTGGAAGAACGGGTTGCAGTTCTGATCCAGGGCTATAATGATCGTGTCCTGGAAAGGGGACAGATCAGGAAGTCTCCAGGAGTTGATTAGCGCTGACTTGGCGGTTTCGTTAGTCAACTCCTGGAAACTTCAAACCGCCAAACAAATGAATAATCTCAAGAAGAACCGTCACTTCTGGGGACGGTCTTTGAGAAAGCTTGAATGGGACAAGTACCATGACATTTCAGATTCTCAAAAGCTCATTTCCCATACCATTCACGAATGGTATGATGCCAAACACCCAGAGTTTTCGGCAGATGAAATCAAATTTCTGAATAACAGAAATATTGAATCCTGCCCGCATTGCGGCAGCACGAATTTCATCAAGTATGGTTTTTATAAGAATGGCATGCGCTGTTACCTCTGCCATGATTGCGGGCATAAGTTTTCACCTATTACCAACACAATATTTGATGATCGGAAGATTCCAATCTCCGAATGGATTGAATATCTTCTGTATCTGTTTGAATTTCATTCTGTTAATTCATCTGCCAGGGATAATCGAAACGCCGAAAGCACAGGCAGATACTGGCTGAAAAAGGTATTTTTTGTTCTGAATGGAATTCAGGATAACATTGTGCTCAAAGGGAAAATATACCTTGATGAAATGTTCTTCCCTGTCATAAAGAGAAGAACGATTACGAAAGACGGAAAGAAACTTCGCGGCATATCAAAGAATAAGATTTGTGTTGTCGCAGCACACGACGGGCACGGGACAAACCTCATCATAGTTGAACATGTCTCCAAGCCCTCCCGCAAAAGCACATGGGCGGCGCTCGGGAATCATATACAGCCAGGCTCTGAACTGATTCATGATGGTGACAATTCTCATTCTGTTCTGATCGAGAAACTGGGTCTGTCAGAAGAGATCCATCTCACAAAAGAAACGAAGGGATTGCCTGACGAAAAGAATCCGTTAGACAAGATCAACAACCTTCATGCTCTGGTAAAGCAATACATGCGCATGCATGGAGGATACAACAGAGAAGATCTACAAGACTGGATGAATTTGATCTGGTTCATCCTTTCCAAGCCGGACAACAGGTATGAAAAGATCGACTTATTTCTCAACATGGCGCTAAACGCACCAGGAAAAGTGCGATATCGGGACCGGATGGCTAAAAATGTCAATAAATAAGCATATGAATACCACCCTGGTGCAAATGAGGATTTTTGTTCAATTTACCTGTGCGAGAAGAGACCGCTCTCCCGGGGCTTGCAACGGCTGCGGGAAGTATAGCAGCTGCCGGTTTAACAAGTTCAAATACTATGCCGATCATGCCCACTCTGCTTACCGGGATACTCTCGTGGAATCTCGTTCAGGAGTTAACGCTACAGTCAGTACGATAAGGAAACTTGGTGAACTGATTAAACCCCTGCTTGAGAAAGGACAGTCCGTCTACGCCATTCTGGAAGCACATCCGGAGATTGGCCTGAGCGAAAAGACCGTTTACACCTATATCGAAACCGGTGTGTTTAGAGAAGCCGGCATTACCATCAACTGCCTGGACCTGAAGAAGCAGGTTCGCAGATCACCGCCCAAAAAGCTGAAGTTTAAGCCTCGTCGGGACCTTTCCTATACCAAAGGCCGGACCAGTAAGGAATACGACGAATACATGGCCGCAAACCCCAATGCCAGAGTCGTACAAATGGACACTGTATATAACGATTCCACGAATGGTCCCTTTATTCAGACATTCAAGTTCCTCCGGTACGATCTTCTGCTCTGCCTGTATCATGAAGAGAAAACCGCACTTGATATGCTTGCAGGCATCAATCTCCTTGATGAGATTCTCGGGCATGACTTGTTCAACAGGGAAGTAGAAGTCATTAAGACAGACAGAGGCTCAGAATTTACATGTGCGGACCAGGCCGAAGTCAGATCCGATGGAACACGCAGGACAAGGATGTTCTTCTGTGATCCGATGGCTTCATGGCAGAAAGGATCGATCGAAAACGTTCATCTCCTTCTTCGGGAAATCTGTCCCAAAGGCTGCGATCTTAAGGCAATCGGTCTCATTGACCAGCATGCATGCAATATCATCTCTGAAAACATCAACTCGTACCCAAAAGAAAAGCTGAACGGCAAGTCATCCTTTCAGCTTCTTGAATTTCTCAGCCACCCAACGGCAAAGAAATTCTATGAATTCGGGCTCCATAACATTTCAAATTCGGATGAAGTGATTCTGAAGCCATACGTTCTAAAGAAACGATAATCCAGCGAAAGCCGTCGATCCGCAAGTTGAAATAACCCTTTCACGGCAATGAACTGCTAAAAGTTCATTGACTTTCAACGCGTCTCTTTAGATCTCTTGATACTTTTATTCTGAGGTCCACAAGGCAGAAACGCAAGCAAAAAGCGATGACCGAGAGCGAAATTATGCCCTGTTCATCGCTTCTGTACGACTTATTTCCACTTGCTTTCTAAAGTGGAATTTAACTTTTCACTTGAGCCTTCCACAAAGAATAAAAGAAAAATTTTCATGGAATGTAACAAATTCCATCATGCCCGTCTTTTCGCCTTTATAAAAGGAAGAGAAGCAGGCATGCTATAATCATGCCGATGAGCCAGAATGTACACACGGTAAAAATCAAACGGAACAGCTTTTTGGATACTCTGTCCATTGTTGCAGGTACATTTCTTCTCTGCCTCTCGGTAGAGATGTTCCTGCTCCCGTACAATATTCTTTCAGGCGGTGTCGCCGGCATCAGTGTCGTCCTCTATCCTTTGACGCATATTGATACAACCATGATGGCCAACACCCTGACGATCATTCTGCTGTTTGTCGGCCGGATTTTTCTTGGCCGCGACTTTTTTCTGAAAACGGTTTTGTCCTCATTTCTCTATCCGGTCTTCAACATTTTGCTGCAGCGGATCGTTCCCGTTCCCGAAGTATCCATGACCCTGGCATCGTTCTATGGCGGCTTACTTGGCGGAGCGGGCGTCGGCCTGGTCATGCGGACCGGTGCCTCAACCGGCGGAATGGATGTTCCACCGCTGGTTATCCACCGCTATACCGATATTCCGGTCAGTACGCTTGTCTTTCTGTTTGACGGTCTGACCGTTCTGCTGGGCTGCTTCATCTATAGTCTGGAAGCTGTTCTGATCGGGTTGATCTCGGTCATGGCAAGTTCCGTGGCTCTCAATAAGATTTTGACGATGGGATCGGGCGCCGATGCGCGGCAGGTACAGATCATTTCGGAAAAGTGGGATGCCATTACCAATGTCATTACGCGTGACCTCAACCGCAGTTCCACAATCCTCGACGGGGTCGGAGGCTATACGCGGGAAGAGCGCAAAGTCGTCATGGTGATTGTATCAAAGACGGAGTATTATCAATTGATCGCTACTGTGAAGCAGCTGGATCCGATGGCATTCATTATTACCAGCGAAGTCGCCGATATGCAGGGCGAAGGCTGGACCTATACACTGATTTAACAGAAGCTGCAGGAGGAACCATGCATGATTGAATGCACCCACGTATTTAAAAAGTACAAGAACGGTGTCAATGCGCTTTACGACATCAATATGAATATCGCCCAGGGCGAATTCGTCTACATTATCGGTCCCACGGGATCGGGCAAGTCGACGCTGATCAAGCTGCTCGACGGAGAAGAGATCCCGACCAAGGGCAAGGTGAATGTCGTCGGCATCAATGTCGGCAAACTGCGCCACTCCAAGGTTCCCATTTACCGCCGCAACATCGGCGTCGTCTTTCAGGATTTCCGGCTTCTGCCGACCAAGACGGTGTTCGAGAACATTTCCTATGCCCTCGAAGTGATCGGGATGCGCAAGGATCTGATCCGCCGCCGCGTACGTGAAGTCATGAACCTCGTCGGTCTCGACGATAAGGGCAGCTCGTTCCCCAATCAGCTTTCGGGCGGCCAGCAGCAGCGTGTCGCCATTGCCAGAGCCATTGCCAACCGGCCCAAGGTGCTGATCGCCGATGAGCCTACCGGCAACCTGGATCCGCAGATGTCGGATGAAATCATGGCACTGCTTGAGAAGATCAATGAAGAATACGGTACGACGATCCTCATGGTTACCCATGACATGACCATCGTCAACAAGCACCGGAAGCGTACCATCGTGCTGGAGCACGGACATATTACGGCAGATCTTGCCCAGGGAGGTTATGCGCAGCATGAGTAGCTTTTTCAGACCCCTGAAGGAGGGATTCCACGGCGTCTTCCGCCATGGTGCAATGAGTTTTTCCGCCGCCGTCACGGTGACGATCGCTCTTTCCATCGTTTCCATCTTCCTGATGTTCACCTTCAACATGCAGCAGTTTACGGAAGGCCTGGAACAGTCGGTGCAGATTGCGGTCATGGTCGACTACAACTATGAGTCGGCGGAGCAGGAGGATGCCATTCAGATGGCGATCTCCGAGATCCCCGGCGTCACGAGCATTACCTACCATACGAAGAAGGAAGAGTTCAACTACCTCCTCGATCTGTTCGATGAAAATACCCGGAAGCTGTACGAGACGATGGATTCGGACAACCCGATGCACGATGCTTTCTATGTCGAGATCTCGGACGGCTCGCAGCTGGAAAGCGTCGCCGATCAGATTTCGCAGATTGAAGGCGTCAAGTCCGTCAACTTCGGCGGCAGCTCGGCAACGACGCTGGTACGTGTTCTGCGTACCATCCGCTATGGCGGCGCGGTACTTGCGATTGCGCTGTCATTGCTGGCGGTGGCCCTTATTTCCAATACGATCAAGCTAACGATTTCGGCCCGTGCCGATGAGATCGCGATCATGCGCAATGTCGGCGCAAAGAACAGCTTCATCCGCTCCCCGTTCCTTGTGGAGGGCGTCATTATCGGAGCTATGGGTTCAATCATTCCGATGCTTGGAACCTATTTCGGCTACCGCTATCTGTATCAGTTTACGGGCGGCTATGTGATTTCGCAGATGTTTTCGCTGCTGAATCCGGTGCCCTTTGTGCGTCAGATCAATGTAGCCCTGCTGCTGATCGGTATGGCGGTCGGCTTCCTTGGCTCGTTCTTCTCAGTGACACGCTACCTGCGCTGGAAGCGCTGATGGCCGGAGGATATTGAAGATGAATCTATGGAAAAGAAGCGCAGAAGGAATACTGGCTGGAGTGCTTCTTTTCAGTATGTCAGCTCCGGTCCATGCCGAGGGCGAAGACTTTTCCGATACGAGCTACTGGATGAATCTATGCACCGGCGGCAGCGACCTTTCGCCGGACGACAAGACGTCGTGCCGCGAATTTCTGCAGTATCAGTCGGAGAGCTCCACGTCGCTGCAGAATCAGGTGAGCCAGCTGGAAGATGACATCGCCCAGGCTTCCGAGGATATTGAAGCCTATGCGGCCAAGGCTCAGTACTATCAGGAACAGGCCGCGACGCTCAACGACGACATCGCGGATCTCAATGGTCAGATCGCAGTCAAGGAGAAGCAGATCGAGGCGCTGCAGGCCGATATTGACAAGAATCAGGCGGAAGTTGATGCCGGCGAAGAGAAGATGAAGCAGCGGCTGGAAACGATCCAGCAGACGATGCGTCTCAATCAGTATTTTGACATTCTGATGGGTGCGCGTACCTTTGAGCAGCTGATCCGTCTGATCAACGGTCTCAATGACATCACGGAACATGACAATACGGTCATGGAACAATTGTCCGATCAGATTACCCAGCTCAACAGTGACAAGGCCGAACTGGAGACGCAGAAGGCGTCGCTGGATGCGGACCGTCAGGAACTGGTGGATAAGCAGAATGAACTGCTGGCCTACATGGTGCAGGCGCAGCAGGCGGAGACGGCGATGGAGCAGCAGCTCTCCCTCCTGCAGGAGCAGCGGACGCAGACGCTTGCCAACATTTCCCAGATTCAGGAACAGATGAGCCAGCTGCAGAATGCCCTGAATTCAGTAGCTGCTTCGGCGGGCTGGACCTATCCGATTCCCGGCGCCCATATCAATGCCTATGCGCATACGTGGCACTACGCTTCGGGGGGCATTCATCTGGGTGCAGACTTCGTGGCACCGTTGGGAACGACGGTCGTGGCTCCGGCCAATGGCGTTGTGCTGGCTTCGGCGGATGGCTGTGATTATGGTTATCTTGGCAACGGCTGCGGCGTATCCAACGGCGGCGTCTGGGGCGGCGGCAACCAGATCTATATTCTCTGCGTTGTGAACGGTTCGCTGTACTGTGTGCTGTTTGCGCATCTTCTGAAGGGGACGCCGCTTGCTTCAGGAACGATCGTGACGGCGGGACAGGCGATTGCCCAGGTCGGCTCTTCGGGCAACAGTACCGGTCCTCACAGTCATGTGGAAGTATTCTATCTTGGCAGCGGATCGCTGTTCTCGACGTTCGGTACGACCTGGAACGGCAATCTTTCGTTCGGATGCGGCTGGCATACAAAAGGACTTTCCAATACCTGTGATAATACGGGCGGGAAGGCGCCGTGCCGTGTGCGGCCGGAAGATGTATTCGGAGGTTGAGCATGCCGGAAAAGAAGAAACAGAAGAAAAGCAGAGATTCTATCCGTCTTCCGCTGCTGGTGGCGATTGCGGCGGCGGTTGCGCTTGGCTGGTGTGTCGGATCGATCGTGCCGATCGGTCTGTTTGATCATCTGCGCGAGGATCTGAACGTTTCGACGACCGGATCTTCTTCGACCAAATACGAACAGGTGCTCGACATCATGACGAATGACTGGTTCTTCGCGGATCAGATCGACGATGTTCAGGATCGTCTGGTGGATCAGGCGCTCAGCGGCATGACGACCAATTCCGAAGATCCCCATACTGAATACATGACGAAACAGGAGATCACGGACTTTACGCAGATGATCAACCGTAATCTTGTCGGGATCGGTGTTGAGTTCCGCACGCTGGACAGCGGCATTCATATCATTACGCGTGTTCTTCCCGATTCGCCGGCGGAAAGGGCGGGCGTCGAGGTCAATGACATCATTCATGCGGTCGACGGCAAGGTGGTTGACGGATTGACCTCAACCGAGATTCAGGATCTGGTGCGTGGCGAAGAAGGTACGGATGTTACGATCGACTTCCTGCGCGATGGAAAGACCGTGACATTTACCATGACGCGGGCCGAAGTGTCGTCGACGACGAGCTATACGGTACGTGACGATGGCATCGGCTATCTGCATATTCTGCAGTTCGGCAATACGACGGCCAAGGAAGTACAGGATGCGCTGGATCATTTTCAGGATGCGGGTGTGACCAGAATTCTTATTGATCTGCGTGATAACGGCGGCGGCTATCTGGAGGCGCTGCAGGGGGTGGTTGACTGTTTTCTGGCGAAGGATCAGGTGTTCCTGGTACGTGAGTACAGCGATGGTACGAAACAGGAGATGAAGACCGATGGCGGGACGTATGAAGGTCTTGGCCCGATCGTTCTTCTTGTCAATGAGAATACGGCAAGTGCAGCCGAGGCATTTACGCTGGCGATGAAAGAGGGCCGCGACGATGTGACGATCGTTGGGACAACGACCTATGGCAAGGGTACGGTGCAGGTGACGAAGTATTTTGACGACGGTTCGGCGATCAAGTATACGAATTCGAAGTGGATGAGCCCGTCCGGCGTGTGGGTGAACAACACGGGCATTGCGCCGGATGTGGAAGTGAAGCTGCCGGACATTCTGACATCGACCTATACGGATTTCGGTGAGGATGAAAGCTATGCGCCGGATTCGGTATCGGACCGGGTTGCAGAGATGGAAAAGTGTCTGCAGTATCTTGGCTACGATGTGGATCGTACGGACGGCTATTTCAGTGATGCGGCGGAAGCGGCGCTGCTCCAGTTTGCCAGTGATCATGAGCTGGAGAGTGACGGTACGCTGAATCAGACGATGTACAATGCGCTTTTGACGGATGTGGTGTCGCTGTGGCTGAGTGATGAGACGCGGGATACGCAGCTGATGAAGGGCATTGAACTGCTCAATGGAAGTGAAGATACGGCTGCTGTGAGGCAGAGAAGTGCGAGGTGCTGAATGGATGCGAGTCACCCGTTTGAATTAGTTTCACCGTTTCATCCGACGGGAGATCAGCCGCAGGCGATTGATGCGCTGGTCGAGGGTCTTTCCCAAGGGAAGAAGGAACAGGTACTGGAGGGCGCGACCGGTACGGGCAAGACGTTTACGATGGCCAATGTAATTGCGCGCGTGCAGCGGCCGACGCTGGTGTTTTCCCATAACAAGACGCTGGCTGGTCAGCTGTATTCGGAGTTCAAGGAGCTGTTTCCCCATAATCGGGTGGAGTACTTCGTTTCCAACTTTGACTACTATCAGCCGGAAGCCTACATGCCCAAGACGGATCAGTATATTGAAAAGACGGCGGCGATCAATGAGGAGCTGGACATGTTCCGTGAGTCGGCGCTGAATTCGCTTCTGGAGCGGCGGGACACGATCGTGGTGGCTTCGGTTGCGTGCATCTATGCGGCCAGTGATCCGAAGCAGTACAAGGACATGTTCTTTACGATCCGGGTCGGGGAAGAAATTGAGCGCAATGCGCTGTTAAGAAAATTCATAGATCTGCAATACCGGCGCAATGACGTGGATCAGACGCGCGGTACGCTGCGTGTGCGTGGCGATGTGATTGAGGTGACGCCGAGCTATACCAACGAGTTCAATATCCGGATCGAAATGTTCGGCGATGAAGTGGATAGGATTACGGAAGTGGATCCGACGACGGGGAAGACGCTGCAGGGCTATCAGTTCTACAACATCTTTCCAGCCAGCGGCTATGCGCGCAGTAAGGAGTCGATGAACCGGGCCTGCGATGATATTGAAGCGGAGCTGGAACAGCGGCTGAAGTACTTTCATGACAACGGGAAGGAACTGGAGGCGGAGCGTCTGGAACAGCGGACGCGCTTTGATCTAGAAGCGTTAAGAGAAAACGGCTACTGTGCGGGCATTGAAAACTATTCGATGCACATTGATGGCCGTAAGCCGGGTCAGCGTCCGTGGAATCTGTTCGATTATTTTCCGAAGGATTTTCTGCTGTTTGTGGATGAGTCGCATGTGTCGCTGCCGCAGATCCGCGGCATGTACAACGGTGATCGTCAGCGCAAGGAGGTGCTGGTGAAGTACGGCTTCCGTCTTCCCAGTGCGCTTGACAACCGTCCGATGCGCTTTGAAGAGTTTGAGGGGATGCTGAATCAGGTCATCTACTGTTCGGCGACGCCGGGCGATTATGAGCTGGATCACGTGCATCATCAGGTGGTTGAGCAGATCATTCGTCCTACGGGGCTGCTGGATCCGAAGATTACCGTCAAGCCGACCCATGGGCAGGTGGATGATATCTGTGAGGCAATTGAGAAGCGGATCCAGCGCAATGAGCGGGTTCTCATTACGACGCTGACGGTACGGATGGCAGAAGATCTGACGGAGTATCTGAAGGAGCGTGGATTCAGGGTTTCCTATCTGCACCATGAGACGAAGACGCTGGAGCGTTCGCAGGTGATTCATGATCTGCGGGCGGGCAAGATCGATGTGATCGTGGGCATCAACCTGCTGCGTGAAGGTCTCGATATTCCGGAAGTGTCTCTGGTGTGCATTCTGGATGCGGACAAGGAAGGCTTCCTTCGTTCCGAGCGTTCCCTGGTACAGACGATCGGTCGTGCGGCGCGCAATGCGAACGGTGAAGTTTACATGTACGCGGATGTGATGACGGATTCGATGAAGGCTGCGATCTCGGAGACGAACCGTCGGCGCCGGATTCAGGAGGCGTACAATACGGAGCACGGCATCGTTCCGAAGACCATTTCGAAGCCGATTGAAGAGGCGATCCGTGGCAAGGAGACGCAGGCGATGGCCGCCAGGTACGTGGCCAAGAAGGCGAAGCTTTCGAAGAAGGATCGTGCGACGCTTTTGAACAATATGGAGGCTGAGATGAAGGAGGCTGCTAAGCAGCTGGACTTCGAAAGAGCTGCGGAACTCAGGGATATGCTGTTTGAGCTGCGCGCGGAAGACTAATATCACTTATAAATGGGAAATTTCCGATTTATAATGTAAAAAAGAAGTGGCAGTGACAGGGGGAATGAATGGAAGACGGGAAGAAAGTGGTTCATGCGTACTGGATTCATCATACGAAGCAGGATCCAGCTTCTGTTTCAGGGTTACTCTATCTGCCGGAATGTGATTGTTCTAACTGTCATGGGACGGTAGGTGTTGAGAAACCGGTCTGTCCGTTCTGCGGTGCGATCATGGATGGTGAGGCACAGGGCGATACGGAAGGCGTAGAGGTTGAATCGGTCGGTGAAGGGGAGAACTGATCCCCGGATCCCAGGATTCGCTGAACAGGAATCGGGCAGCCGTGAGGCTGCCTTTTGCGTTACAATAGGCGTCATATACAGATTGAAGGAGAGAACATTATGGATACGCTGCAGCTGCTGAAGGCTCTGGAACAGAATCCGCGTATTTCGACGGCGGATCTGGCGGATGTGTTGAACGCATCCGTGGAACAGGTGGAGGCCGAGAAGGATCATCTTGAGAAGACGCATGTGATCTGCGGCTATCATACGGTGATCAACTGGGACAGGACGAATACGGACCGGGTCAGTGCCATCATCGAAGTCAGCGGGAAGCCGGAGCGGGATGTCGGCTACGATAAGATTGCGCAGCGCATTGCGCGTTTTGATGAAGTTACGTCGCTGTATCTGATGAGTGGGAACAGTGAATTCATGGTGTTCGTTGAAGGTCAGACGATGCGTGAGATTGCGGACTTCGTGGGTCAGAAGCTGGCGCCGATTGACGGTGTCACTTCGACAGTGACGTGCTTTCTGCTGAAGAAGTACAAGGTGGAAGGCGTAATGATGGAGTCGGAGGAGCTGAAGGATGAGCGTCAGCTGATAACGGCATGAGTGATCTTCTGAGTAAATATGCACAGAGTCTGGAGCCTTCGCTGCTCTGGAAGTTCTTTGATCTGGCGCGCAGTACGCCGGATGTTGTTTCACTTTCGGTTGGTGAGCCGGACTTCCCGACGCCATGGCACATCCGCGAGGAAGGCATCTATGCGCTGGAGAAGGGTAGAACCTACTATCCGCCGACGC contains:
- the uvrB gene encoding excinuclease ABC subunit UvrB, translating into MDASHPFELVSPFHPTGDQPQAIDALVEGLSQGKKEQVLEGATGTGKTFTMANVIARVQRPTLVFSHNKTLAGQLYSEFKELFPHNRVEYFVSNFDYYQPEAYMPKTDQYIEKTAAINEELDMFRESALNSLLERRDTIVVASVACIYAASDPKQYKDMFFTIRVGEEIERNALLRKFIDLQYRRNDVDQTRGTLRVRGDVIEVTPSYTNEFNIRIEMFGDEVDRITEVDPTTGKTLQGYQFYNIFPASGYARSKESMNRACDDIEAELEQRLKYFHDNGKELEAERLEQRTRFDLEALRENGYCAGIENYSMHIDGRKPGQRPWNLFDYFPKDFLLFVDESHVSLPQIRGMYNGDRQRKEVLVKYGFRLPSALDNRPMRFEEFEGMLNQVIYCSATPGDYELDHVHHQVVEQIIRPTGLLDPKITVKPTHGQVDDICEAIEKRIQRNERVLITTLTVRMAEDLTEYLKERGFRVSYLHHETKTLERSQVIHDLRAGKIDVIVGINLLREGLDIPEVSLVCILDADKEGFLRSERSLVQTIGRAARNANGEVYMYADVMTDSMKAAISETNRRRRIQEAYNTEHGIVPKTISKPIEEAIRGKETQAMAARYVAKKAKLSKKDRATLLNNMEAEMKEAAKQLDFERAAELRDMLFELRAED
- a CDS encoding Lrp/AsnC family transcriptional regulator: MDTLQLLKALEQNPRISTADLADVLNASVEQVEAEKDHLEKTHVICGYHTVINWDRTNTDRVSAIIEVSGKPERDVGYDKIAQRIARFDEVTSLYLMSGNSEFMVFVEGQTMREIADFVGQKLAPIDGVTSTVTCFLLKKYKVEGVMMESEELKDERQLITA